In a genomic window of Streptomyces sp. NBC_01231:
- a CDS encoding prolyl oligopeptidase family serine peptidase encodes MTSDAYLHQEAQRWKSYRAELISLRRALKAEFATHGGIQHTAPLAVIACENVRFVLVLPAGASLPRLQKESADDWARATTVLDFAQEPTAGPEFLIGGVSVSPDGTKVAYTVDGDGSDRHAVRVHDLVTGHLATPALGAGPSLTWDTVSGRLLYTEVDDTLRPMRVWATDGSVATMVYETGVGYLDVAASSDGGTVFVSQERHGTRSVHCYHPQTNSLRGLWSAKVGERVHADAAGGRIVLLRTGNGPDALLAESDEGEQWRILATAPPEATWDEFTLTDTAALLVERRGGGQHLIAVEWASATAAAPVDFPEVAPSADATEAAASVAIVPSVRRPGDPVDVVRGTWRSPDTWFRTAADERSARLHPSAASTAAQADIDVVSLSVRSEDGARVPLTVLRPAGQSGALPTVLFAYGAYGMPVDPAYSPFRNSLLSRGMAFAIAHVRGGGDLGPQWHEAARGVHKHRAVEDYLACARLLLDQGRTSPGALAARARSAGAAIVGAALNRSPELFAAAVFEAPFLDCLATLSDPEAPLTQVEWDEWGNPLADSEARAALRALSPVDNVRRGPYPSLLLTAGTADSRVQLHEPARFAQQVRAKSTSGLPVLLKVDETGHLGHSDVDEDYDDEADVLAFLIDRLGVPHHPSHPVTLHISKDLDQS; translated from the coding sequence GTGACCTCTGACGCATACCTGCATCAAGAAGCACAGCGCTGGAAGTCCTACCGTGCCGAATTGATCTCTCTGCGGCGCGCGCTGAAGGCGGAGTTCGCCACTCATGGCGGCATCCAGCACACAGCCCCCTTGGCCGTCATCGCCTGCGAGAACGTCCGGTTCGTACTCGTCCTGCCGGCCGGCGCCTCACTGCCCCGGCTTCAGAAGGAGAGCGCGGACGACTGGGCCCGCGCCACGACGGTGCTGGATTTCGCACAAGAGCCCACGGCAGGACCTGAGTTCTTGATCGGTGGCGTCAGCGTGAGCCCCGACGGGACGAAAGTGGCCTATACCGTCGACGGCGACGGCAGCGATCGGCACGCGGTGCGTGTGCACGACCTGGTCACCGGACACCTGGCGACGCCGGCCCTCGGCGCCGGCCCGTCGCTGACCTGGGACACGGTTTCGGGACGGCTCCTGTACACCGAGGTCGACGACACACTGAGGCCGATGCGGGTATGGGCAACCGACGGCTCTGTCGCGACGATGGTGTACGAGACCGGCGTCGGATACCTCGACGTGGCCGCTTCGAGCGATGGGGGCACGGTCTTCGTCTCTCAGGAGCGACACGGGACACGAAGCGTCCACTGTTACCACCCGCAGACGAACAGCTTGCGCGGTCTGTGGTCCGCGAAGGTGGGCGAACGCGTCCACGCCGACGCCGCGGGCGGGCGGATCGTCCTGCTGCGCACGGGAAATGGCCCCGACGCGCTGCTGGCCGAGTCGGACGAAGGTGAGCAGTGGCGCATCCTGGCGACAGCGCCCCCCGAGGCGACCTGGGACGAGTTCACCCTCACCGACACCGCCGCCCTCCTGGTCGAACGGCGTGGTGGAGGACAACACCTGATCGCCGTCGAGTGGGCCTCTGCGACAGCGGCCGCGCCGGTGGATTTCCCGGAGGTGGCTCCTTCTGCGGACGCCACAGAGGCGGCGGCGTCCGTGGCGATCGTTCCGAGCGTCCGCAGGCCCGGTGATCCGGTGGATGTCGTGCGAGGGACGTGGCGTTCTCCGGACACCTGGTTTCGTACCGCTGCCGATGAGCGGTCGGCTCGCCTCCATCCGTCCGCCGCGAGTACTGCGGCACAGGCGGACATCGACGTGGTGTCCTTGTCGGTCCGGTCCGAAGACGGGGCCCGTGTGCCCCTGACCGTCCTGAGGCCGGCGGGCCAGAGCGGCGCCCTGCCCACCGTGCTGTTCGCCTATGGCGCCTACGGCATGCCGGTCGACCCGGCGTACTCACCCTTCAGGAACTCCCTTCTCTCCCGGGGCATGGCCTTCGCCATCGCGCACGTGCGCGGCGGAGGAGACCTCGGGCCGCAATGGCACGAAGCGGCGCGGGGCGTCCACAAGCACCGTGCGGTGGAGGACTATCTCGCCTGTGCGCGGCTGCTGCTGGACCAAGGCCGGACGTCGCCCGGGGCGCTGGCCGCACGGGCCCGCAGCGCCGGGGCGGCGATCGTAGGAGCGGCGCTCAACCGCAGCCCCGAACTCTTCGCCGCCGCAGTGTTCGAGGCCCCGTTCCTCGACTGCCTGGCCACGTTGTCCGACCCGGAAGCACCCCTGACGCAGGTCGAATGGGATGAATGGGGCAACCCCTTGGCGGATTCGGAGGCGCGGGCTGCGCTGAGGGCTCTCTCGCCCGTGGACAACGTACGTCGTGGCCCCTATCCCTCTCTCCTCCTGACGGCGGGGACGGCAGACAGCCGAGTACAGCTGCACGAACCGGCACGCTTCGCCCAGCAGGTGCGGGCCAAGAGCACCTCCGGCCTGCCGGTGCTGCTCAAGGTCGACGAGACGGGCCACCTCGGCCATTCCGATGTGGACGAGGACTACGACGACGAGGCGGACGTTTTGGCCTTCCTCATCGACCGGCTCGGCGTGCCCCACCACCCTTCCCACCCCGTCACACTCCACATATCAAAGGACCTGGATCAGTCATGA